Proteins encoded within one genomic window of Trichoderma asperellum chromosome 2, complete sequence:
- a CDS encoding uncharacterized protein (EggNog:ENOG41~SECRETED:SignalP(1-19)), whose translation MHFSTAASLVLSLAAIAAAQLPAVPIIKQIAPGAENCADTTECRTAEQAAPFIAKSMSDYKIYNVAEMAAIISLMAFESVDFKFKHNVSPGRPGQGTANMQMANFNLLYAQSIDSVKSKVSKFTTTDGLSPDDLNHILSLVQPDEFNFASGAWFYSTHCDASVKAALKANPDDGFKKYITACVGTSVTDERLAYFTRAKKAFGLK comes from the coding sequence ATGCACTTCTCAACTGCCGCCTCGCTCGTCCTGAGCCTCGCCGCCATCGCGGCGGCCCAGCTTCCTGCTGTCCCCATCATCAAGCAAATCGCTCCCGGAGCCGAAAACTGCGCCGACACTACCGAATGCCGCACTGCTGAGCAGGCGGCCCCCTTCATTGCCAAGAGCATGTCCGACTACAAGATCTACAACGTGGCCGAGATGGCTGCCATCATCTCCCTCATGGCCTTTGAGTCCGTCGACTTCAAGTTCAAGCACAACGTCTCTCCTGGCCGCCCTGGCCAAGGCACTGCCAACATGCAGATGGCCAACTTCAACCTGCTCTACGCCCAGAGCATCGACAGTGTCAAAAGCAAAGTTTCTAAATTTACCACCACCGATGGGTTGAGCCCCGATGATCTGAATCACATCCTGTCCTTGGTTCAGCCCGATGAGTTCAACTTTGCCAGTGGCGCCTGGTTTTACTCTACGCACTGCGATGCCTCAGTTAAAGCCGCCTTAAAGGCGAACCCCGATGACGGATTCAAGAAGTATATTACAGCCTGTGTCGGCACGTCGGTCACAGATGAGCGGTTGGCATACTTCACAAGGGCAAAGAAGGCCTTTGGACTGAAATAA